In one window of Chryseobacterium viscerum DNA:
- a CDS encoding DUF4377 domain-containing protein, which translates to MKSIATILKGAAPALALFAMTQCTTTANASAGDEATFIVGPQTADCTGVAPMKCLQVKESTSGNWTNFYSNIEGFTYEPGYEYVLKVKTEKIPNPPADGSSIKYTLVKQVSKTKKTEMAANEKTLIVGPQTVDCSAGAGRMKCMQVKENASESWTNFYSNIEGFTYEPGYEYVLKVKTEKIANPPADASSIKYTLIEQVSKTKK; encoded by the coding sequence ATGAAAAGTATAGCAACAATTCTAAAAGGGGCAGCTCCCGCATTAGCATTATTCGCAATGACACAGTGTACAACCACAGCCAATGCATCCGCAGGTGATGAAGCAACCTTTATCGTAGGGCCGCAAACAGCAGACTGTACAGGTGTAGCTCCTATGAAATGTCTGCAGGTAAAAGAAAGCACTTCCGGAAACTGGACTAATTTCTACAGCAATATCGAAGGATTTACCTATGAACCAGGGTATGAATATGTTTTAAAAGTAAAAACAGAAAAAATTCCCAATCCGCCAGCTGATGGATCTTCCATAAAATATACTTTGGTAAAGCAGGTTTCTAAAACGAAAAAAACAGAAATGGCAGCCAATGAAAAAACACTTATCGTAGGACCACAAACGGTAGACTGTTCTGCTGGAGCTGGCCGTATGAAATGCATGCAGGTAAAAGAAAATGCTTCTGAAAGCTGGACCAATTTCTACAGCAACATCGAAGGTTTCACCTATGAACCGGGTTACGAATATGTTTTAAAAGTAAAAACTGAAAAAATCGCGAATCCGCCGGCAGATGCTTCTTCAATTAAATATACACTGATAGAACAGGTTTCTAAAACGAAAAAATAA